The following is a genomic window from Anaerolineae bacterium.
AAAGGAGGAACGGAAACATGGCCCGCATTTTCAACGACATCACGGAGACCATCGGCAACACCCCACTGGTGCGCCTGCGCCGGCTGGGAGCCGGCCTGCCGGCGGAAGTGGTCGCCAAGCTGGAGTCCTTCAACCCGCTCTCCAGCGTCAAGGACCGCATCGGCGTCAGCATGATCAACGCCGCAGAACGGGAGGGCAAGATCGGCCCCGACACCACCATCATTGAGCCGACCAGCGGCAACACCGGCATTGCCCTGGCCTTTGTCTGCGCGGCGCGCGGCTACCGCCTGATCCTCACCATGCCGGAGACGATGAGCATCGAGCGCCGCAAGCTCCTGCAGGCCCTGGGCGCGGAGCTGGTGCTGACCCCGGGGGCGGAGGGCATGCGCGGCGCCGTGCGCAAGGCCGAGGAATTGGCGCAGTCCATCCCGAACAGCTTCATCCCACAGCAGTTTAAGAACCCCGCCAATCCGGAGATTCACCGCCAGACCACGGCGGAGGAGATCTGGCGCGATACGGACGGCCGGGTGGACATCTTGGTCGCCGGCGTCGGCACCGGCGGCACCATCACCGGCGTGGCCGAGGCCATCAAGGCGCGCAAGCCCTCTTTCCGCGCCATCGCGGTGGAGCCAAAGCAGTCGCCCGTGCTCTCCGGCGGTCAACCGGGCCCGCACAAGATCCAGGGCATCGGCGCCGGCTTCATCCCGGATGTGCTGCGGCTTGACCTGGTGGATGAGATCATCCAGGTGGACCAGTTCGATGCGATGCAGACGGCTCGCCGGCTGGCCCGTGAGGAAGGCATCTTGGCCGGCATCTCGTCCGGCGCGGCGGCCTTCGCCGCACTGCAGGTTGCCGCCCGGCCGGAGAATGCCGGCAAGCTCCTGGTGGTGATCTTGCCGGATACGGGCGAGCGCTACCTGAGCACGGAGTTGTTCGAGTTCAACGCCGGCCCCACCTGGTGAAGGAGGGACTTATGGGAAGCCTCTATTTTGACCATGCGGCCACGACACCCACGCGGCCGGAGGTTATCCAGGCAATGATGCCGTACTTCACGGAGCACGCCGGCAACCCCTCCAGTATCCATATGTTCGGCCAGCGCGCCAAGCGCGCCCTGGATGAGGCGCGCCGCACGGTGGCGGATGTACTGGGAGCCAAGCCGGCGGAGATCTACTTCACCAGCGGCGCGACCGAGAGCAATAACATCGCCATCCAGGGCGCGGCCAAGTCCTATGCCATGTTCGGCCGGCATCTCATCACCAGCGCCTTCGAGCATCATGCGGTCCTGCATACCTTCCAGGCGCTCGAAAAACAGGGGTTCCAGGTGACCTATCTCCCCGTGGACGAGCAAGGGTTGGTGCGGCCAGAGGAGGTGGAGAAGGCCCTGCGCCCGGACACCATTTTGGTGAGCATCATGCTGGCGAACAATGAGGTGGGCACGGTTCAGCCCATCCAGGAGATCGCCGGCATCCTGCGCCGGCGGGGCATCCTCTTCCATACGGACGCGGTGCAGGCCGTGGGCAAGATCCCGGTGAATGTGCGGGAGCTGGGCGTGGATATGCTGTCCCTGACGGCGCACAAGTTCTACGGCCCCAAAGGTGTGGGCGCGCTGTATGTGCGGGAGGGGGTCGAGATCGCCCCGCTTTTCTTCGGCGGTCACCAGGAGGGCGTCCTACGGCCGGGCACGCAGAACGTGCCGGGCATCGTGGGATTGGCCGCGGCCCTGCGCCTGGCCTGTCAGGAGATGAAAGATGAGGGCGCCCGTATGCGCCGTTTGCGCGATCTGCTGGAGCAGTCCATCACCGAACGCATTCCTGACGTACATGTCAACGGCCATCCGGACAAGCGGCTGGCCCATATCAGCAATGTCAGCTTCGCCGGCCTCGATGGGGAGGCCCTTCTGCTGGCGCTGGATATGCAGGGCATCGCGGTCTCGACCGGCTCAGCCTGCACCGCCGGCTCCACCGAGCCGTCTCACGTCCTACGGGCCATGGGGGTGGACCCGCTGTGGGCGCGCGGCAGTATCCGCTTCTCCCTGGGGCGCGATACCACGGAGGAAGATATCCGCTTCCTCATTGAGGTGCTGGCCACAGCAGTCAGCCGGCTGAGGCAGATGGCGCCGGCGGGCGCGTGAGGGGTGATGCATGGGCAAGCGGGTCATCGTGGCGATGTCCGGAGGGGTGGATTCCTCCGTAGCCGCGGCGCTGTTGCGTGAGCAGGGGTATGAGGTTATCGGCATTGGCCTGCGCCTGCCCGGCATGTCGCGCGGTGATGGCCGGACACGCACCTGTTGCGGCATTGCCGGCATGGAGGATGCCCGCCGTGTGGCCCAACTGCTGGACA
Proteins encoded in this region:
- the nifS gene encoding cysteine desulfurase NifS translates to MGSLYFDHAATTPTRPEVIQAMMPYFTEHAGNPSSIHMFGQRAKRALDEARRTVADVLGAKPAEIYFTSGATESNNIAIQGAAKSYAMFGRHLITSAFEHHAVLHTFQALEKQGFQVTYLPVDEQGLVRPEEVEKALRPDTILVSIMLANNEVGTVQPIQEIAGILRRRGILFHTDAVQAVGKIPVNVRELGVDMLSLTAHKFYGPKGVGALYVREGVEIAPLFFGGHQEGVLRPGTQNVPGIVGLAAALRLACQEMKDEGARMRRLRDLLEQSITERIPDVHVNGHPDKRLAHISNVSFAGLDGEALLLALDMQGIAVSTGSACTAGSTEPSHVLRAMGVDPLWARGSIRFSLGRDTTEEDIRFLIEVLATAVSRLRQMAPAGA
- the cysK gene encoding cysteine synthase A: MARIFNDITETIGNTPLVRLRRLGAGLPAEVVAKLESFNPLSSVKDRIGVSMINAAEREGKIGPDTTIIEPTSGNTGIALAFVCAARGYRLILTMPETMSIERRKLLQALGAELVLTPGAEGMRGAVRKAEELAQSIPNSFIPQQFKNPANPEIHRQTTAEEIWRDTDGRVDILVAGVGTGGTITGVAEAIKARKPSFRAIAVEPKQSPVLSGGQPGPHKIQGIGAGFIPDVLRLDLVDEIIQVDQFDAMQTARRLAREEGILAGISSGAAAFAALQVAARPENAGKLLVVILPDTGERYLSTELFEFNAGPTW